The following is a genomic window from Acidobacteriota bacterium.
ACTGGCGGCTGACGAAAGGGTTTTCAAGACCCCTTCTTTGCTTTCGGCTTCACTTTGTTCGCGCGCAATCACCTCGCCGTTTTTCGCATTGATGGCTTCAAGGGTAATCACATAATGCGTGCCGAGCGGCGCAATCGCTCCGGCAATCAAAGCCTTGAGTCCCTGTCGTTCACAAATTTCGCGCCCAAGGGTTTGGGTGATGCGTTCATCTTCGCTGCGTTTCATCAACAACAAGGTTTGGCGAGCGCGCGCTTCAGGAAAAATATTGAAGAATGGCGATTGTTGCAATTGCACCGCGAGTCCCTGTTTGAGGGTTCCATCGAATATCGCATCGCCCGTGGTATTCGTGAAATCAGCGAGCAAAATCGCATCCTGTTCGGTAAGCGCCGGTTTGCGACTCAGATAAAAATAGGCGGCGGTTGAAAAGAAAACCAATACACCGAGGGCAATCGCCAGACTGCGTTTATGAATTTTAATCTGCGTGATGAGGTATTCGGCGCTTGAAGGTCTCGCCAAAGGCGTCGTCTGATTATCAAGCGTCAAGGTTTCCTGCATCGTCGTGGCAAACATCGCCTGCGTTTTTTTGCTATTGCTGAGGTCGAGCGTGGCAAAGCGTTCCTGTTTCGATTGCGTCGCTAACTCGTTTTGCAAATCCTTCAAGTCTGCGAGCATCTCCTTCATGGTTTGATAACGCGCTTCGCGGTCTTTCGCCAGTGCTTTGTTGATGATGTAGTGCAATTTTTGCGATGCGTAAGTCGAATCGACGGTGAACGGCTCAGGCTCTTGATGCAAAATCGAAGCGAAGACATCGGCGGCGGATTCGCCCCGAAAAGGCGTCCGACCGGTGAGCATTTCGTAAAGGGTGATGCCGAGGCTGAAAATGTCTGTGCGCGCATCAAGGGTTTGCCCGCGCGCTTGTTCGGGTGACATATAACGCGCCGTTCCCATGACGATTCCGGGACCCGTCAAGGTATTGCTCGCCGGTTCAATGGCTTCGCTTTCGCTGAGTTTCGCTAAACCAAAATCCAGAACTTTGACATAACCATCGGGACGCAGCATCAAATTTTCGGGCTTCACATCGCGATGAATGATGCCCGATTGATGCGCTGCCGCGAGCGCATTGGCGGCTTGTGAAACCACTTCCAGGGTTTCCGTCACACTCATCAACGATTGTTGCAAACGCCCGCGCAAGGTTTCGCCTTCGATGTATTCGGTCGCGATAAAATGGACGCCATCGGTTTCGCCGATTTCATAAATCGTCAGGATGTTCGGATGGTTGAGGGCGGACGCGGCGCGCGCCTCCTGCATAAAGCGCCGCAAACGGTTTTCATCGGTCTTGAAGGGTTCGGTCAATAATTTAATCGCGACCTTGCGTTCAAGTCGGGTATCGCGCGCCAGGTAAACTTCGCCCATTCCGCCGACGCCAATCGGCGAGAGGATTTCATAATGTCCAAGCCGTGTCCCTTGCGAAAGTGTCATGATTTCGATGGCAAAATTCGATTCGTCTGGCCGGGAGGTTTAAAAGAAATTCAAATGTCAGATTACCGGGCGCGTAATATTGATTCGATTTCGCGAGTGCGCTTCAAGCGCCACCATTCAGCAAAGTTATATGCATTGGCGAATGTAAGGCACCAATAGAACCGTTCAAAAAAGAACGATATACTCAGGCTTTATGTCCCGCCAGTCCTTCCCTCACCCAACCATAATGTTGACGCGCATGGTCGCCATTGATGCCGATAATCGTGGCAATTGCACCATCGCCCCACGGCGCACCGGGAATCTTTTCACTGAGTTGTTCATTCGTCAGTCCCGACACGAGTGCGAGGGTTTCGCCGCGAACTTTCTGACCGAGCGCAATGAGTTCATCAAGATTTTTATCGCGGTGGTCACTAACCCACTTTTCATTCATCGCATGCACATCTGCCATAATCGCTTCGCGGGAACGCGGTGTGCCGTCTTCATTCACCATGACACCAACGGGGTTAGCGTTGCCGTCAAGGTAGCGGCGAATGATAGTGTTGAAAACCGTTTCGATGCCGATGAGATGCGCCAGATGGTCTTTGGCGCTCCAACGCGATTCGGGGTTGTGACGGCTGGTGGTGATGCCGCAGGTTAAATCTTCATCAGACATGGTCGTAAACGTTTCCAGCAACCACACCCGGTCATTGTTTAATTTGATTTCCAGTTCGGTTCGGTTCATGGCGTTCCTTTACTTGTTTTGTTCATCAAGCCATTTCTTGAGCGGCGCAAAATAATCAACAATCGCTGTGGCATCCATGCGGTCTTCGCCGGTCAAGGTCTTCAATGCCTCAGGCCACGGGCGACTCTGTCCCATCGCCAGCATCTGCTTCAAACGTTCACCTGCGGCTTGGTTGCCGTAAATCGAACCTCTGTGCAAAGCTCCCTGGTAACCGGCAATTCTGAGCAGCGCCCGATGAAATTGGAATTGCAAGACGGTCGCCAGAAAATACCGCGCATACGGCACATTGGCAGCGATGTGATATTTCGCGCCGGCATCAAAATCTTTTTCACTGCGCGCCACAGGCGGCGCAATGCCTTGATATTTTTCGACCAGTTCCCACCAGCCTTTATTGTAATCCTGCGGCTTGATTTCGCCGGAAAATACTTTCCAGCGCCACTGGTCAACCAGATAACCGAACGGCAGAAAAGCGATTTTATCGAGCGCCATCTTGAGTAAAAATCCGATGTCGCTGGTTTCATCCGGCAACTTATCAATGAAACCAAGACGTTTCAAATATTCCGGCGTCACCGATAGCGCGATGGTATCGCCGATGGCTTCGTGAAATCCATCATTGGCGCTGTCCTGATAAAGATAAGGTTGCGGCGCATAAGCCATCTGGTAGAAGTTATGTCCGAGTTCGTGATGCACGGTGACGAAATCTTCATCATTGATTTTTATACACATTTTGATGCGCACATCTTTTTGCGTATCGATGTTCCAGGCGCTCGCGTGACAGACGACTTCGCGGTCTTGCGGTTTGGTAAACAGTGAGCGTTCCCAAAAGGTCGCGGGCAACGCTTCAAAACCAAGCGAGGTGAAAAAGCCTTCGCCGTATTTGACCATCTGCCGCGCATCGGTGTTTTTGCGCTTGAGGATTTCCGTTAAATCATAACCGGGGTCGCCCGCCGGTGGCTTCAACAACGAATAGGTATTGCCCCAGGTCTGCGCCCACATATTGCCGAGCAGGTGCGCCGGAATCAAACCGTTTTCCGGGATAATCCGGTTGCCATATTTTTTCGCCAATTGTTTGCGGGTGTATTTATAGAGCGAATCATAGAGCGGTTTGAGTTGTTGCCACAAGCGTTCCATTTCGGCAGCAAAAGCATCGGGCGGCATATCGTATTTTGAACGCCACATCGCGCCCGCATCTTTAAAGCCCATCTCTCTTGCGCCTTTATTGGCAAGCTCAACGAAGCGCGCATAACGCTCGCGATACGCGGGCGAAACGGTTCGCCAACCCGCCCAGACCTTTTTCAATTCTTCGGGGTCGCGGCTGGTCGCCAATATCTCTTCCATTTCATCAAGCGACAGACATTTGCCGGTTGCGCCATCGGGACAGAATTTGCCTTTGCCATAATCGCTTTCCATCGACACGGCGATTTTGGTCAACTCTTCGCGCTCTGCGGGATTATTCGGCGCGGGTAAGGTGAGCGCCAATTTCAGCAGCATCATTTTTCGCGCCATATTTTCCGGCAGTTTCAGGTCATCGAACCGGCGCGAGGCTTCGGCAAGTTCAGTGACCGCCGCGATATAATCCTTTTTGGCATTGGCGGCAATCGCTTCGGTATCGTCGGTGATGAAATTGCTGTTGACCCAGTCGGCGCGGCTCGATTGAATGCTCAAGGTTTTTAATCGCTGTTCGGCATCGGCAATAAATTTTTCGGCATCGGCAACCGTCGCTTTTGCTGTGGCTGATTTCATCGGCGGTTTGGCAGATTGCGCCCGCACAAATGAGAGATTCGGCAATAAACAAAGGCTTAAAAGTAAAACGATAGAAATGCTGAAACGCAGTTTAGAAATGAATGACGGTTTCATAAACGACCTCCCTGTTTATGAGAGCATGCGTGAGGCGCTAAGGCAAGAAGTAGTAGGCAGTAAGCAGTAGGCAGTAGGCAGCAAGGAAGGTATCGTCGTCTTCTTTAATATTAAAAAAATAGAATGTGCAAACCACCATTTGCATTCCATTGTGCAACCTAACTGCCTACTGCCTACTGCTTACTATCTTCAATGCTGATTAGCGACCACGAAAACTTTGACGCCCGACGGGTAACGCTTCGACCGGTAGATGCGTTGCGTTGCCACAGTGAAATCGGCATCGGTCGCTTTGAAAATATTCTCGACGTACTTTTGCGGATTGCGGTCAATAATCGGAAACCAGGTGCTTTGTACCTGCACCATGATTTTATGCCCCTTCTTGAAGCAGTGGTCTTTATGTATCAGGTCAACATTGAATTCGGTCACCTGGTTGGGCGTGAGCGGTTCGGGCTTGGCAAAACTCTTGTGATAACGCCCGCGCAACACTTCACCCGCGACCATCATTTGATAGCCGCCCATGCGATGATTTTCGGCAATCTCTTCCGGCAAAACATCAATCAATTTCACAATCCAGTCGCTGTCCGTCCCGGTGGTTGAGGCGAAGAGTTGTCCGATGATTTCACCCGATATGGTCACGTCTTCTTTCAACGTATCGGTCTCCCAGGTCAACACATCAGGTCTGCGGTCAACGAAGCGCTGGTCTTCGGTAAGCCACGCAAACCACCCGGAACCTTTTTGAAAATAGGTCGGCTCAATCGGACGTTTGCGATAGGGCACAGGATGCGCGGGGTCTGAAACATAACTATCGAATTCTTTAGCGCCACCAGCGGTCGGCGCATCGAATGAGAGCTTGCCGTTGGCGTGAAAATAGAGTTTACGCTCGGTGGTGAGATTGCGAGGCGGCCACTGCGTGTAGGTTTTCCACTCGTTGCTGCCGGTTTGAAAAGTGATGGCTTCGGGTTGTTTGAGGTCGCCTTTGCCTTTCAGATAATAAGCGAAAAACGGCGCTTCGATTTTTTCGCGAAAATGGTTTCCGGTGGCGCTTTTGAATTCGAGATTGCCGAGTTTCGCGCCTTCGCCGCGCCAACCACCGTGATTCCAGGGACCAACCACCAGAAAATTGTTATTCTGCTTATCGTTTTTCTCCAACGCCATATAAGCTTTCATCGGCCCGTAAAAATCTTCCTGATCGAACCAGCCAACCACCACTAAGGTCGGCACGCTCGCCGATTTCAAATAGTGCGAAGCTGAACGCGATTGCCAGAAACTGTCAAACGTCGGATGCTCGATGAAATCTTTCCAGGTTGGCAAAGTCGGTTTAAGAAAATTCGAGAGCGCCCCCTTTTTCAAATACCATTCATACATGTCATAGGTATCGAATTGCGGACTCGCGCCGCCTTTGGCGCTTTCAACGCCGTAGACATATTCATAACCATAGCTCAGGCGAAAACCGCCCTGATGAAAGAAGTCATCGCCAAGCCAGGTGTCGCCCATCAAGGCTTGCGGCGATAAGGCTTTTAAAGCCGGATGCGGTTCGACTAACGGAACCACCGCAAGCCAACCGGGATACGACACGCCGAACATCCCGACGCGACCGTTGTGGTTTTTAACGTTTTTCAACAACCAGTCGATGGTGTCGTAGGTGTCCGACGCTTCATCAACCGATTTCGCGTCGCTTTTGTCGCGCGGCGGACGATTCATGCGAAACTCGCCTTCGGATTTGTATTTGCCGCGAATATCCTGAAAAGCGAAAACGTAACCATCGGCATCAAGCTCTCTGTAAGCCTGAGGTAAAAACCCTGCGATGCGCGGGCTTGCCCCATAAGGCGTGCGTTGCAAAAGAATCGGCAAGGCTTCGGTTTGATTTTTCGGCACACAAATCACCGTGTAGAGTTTGACGCCGTCGCGCATCGGCACCATCGCTTCGATGGCTTCATATTTGGCGTCCTGCTGCGGCTGCGCGCCTTGCGCCAGTGCCGTGACATTGAGCAGCGCAACCAGGGCAGTGAATAAAAGGAGATAATGCAATCTGACTCGTTGCACCAGATTTCGTTTAATTTTCATAATTCCGTTCTCCTGCTGTAAATTTATAAAAAGCGGCTGGGTATATTTACCGCGATTGATTGTTTATCATCACTTATTGAATAGTTGAGCGCCAATTATTCCGGGAACGCTTGACGGGTAAGTCGCCGTATCAAATCTGCAAGATATTGCCTTAATTCTTCGACCGAAACTTCTCCCGGAGGAATCAGATCATCACTCATTTCAATTTGACTCAATACCCAAGCCAGTTGTGCGGCTGTCAGACCGCTATCTTTGGCTGCTGCTGATGGCAGCGCATCTTCAACTTTGTAACCCAGCAATTCCAAAGCACGGACATCAACCAAATCGCGTATTTCGGAGCGTGACAATAAGGCGCAAAGTTTATTGGCAAGTATTTCTTGCGGCGGGTCAACCTTAACGCCATTGACGACAGGTTTTTCCGACACAATCTGGGTGACATATTCGCGCACCAAATCAATGACCACTGAATCTTTCCCCTTGCGTAACAAGAACCGGCGAAAATCCGGTGCAGTTTGAATGGATTCGAGAGAGGCTGACAGTTGCCGGGCAATGGCTTCAACGGTTGCTACGCCTTCATCAAGCACATCTGCAAGTGTAAAGAGGTCGAGGTCGTGGGTTTCTCTGTGTCCAAGGTAAAACCCAACCAACGCTGCGCCGCCTGTAAGAAAGAAGCGGTCTTCAAGCTTGAAAAAAGCGTTAAGAAATTCCTCTTGTAAAGTGCTCAGTTTACGATTTGGCAAGCAATCCTTCTTTCTGCCAACAGTCAAATAAAAATTCCCAAAAGTTGCGCCGTCGCCCAAGATGCCGGGAAAGCTCATTCCACTTCTGCAAAACCTCTTGCGGAGTGGTGAATTTCCAGACATCGGTATCGCGAGCTTCACGCAACACTTTTGCCAGCAAACGAATTTGTTCACTGTGTGATGCCAGTTGAAGTCGTCGCTTAAACTCAGCAACCGTCATCGGCTCATCCCACAAAAAATAGGGAATTGCCTGTGGATCATCCAACTCGGTTGAAAGCGCAACCCTCACAAGGTTCTCCATCAATATTTAAATCTCACACATTTGCCATTATCTGCCAAAAAATATTATGGCAGCGCAAAAACGATTGCCGTTGATGAACCGGGGCGTGCCTGCCAGAACGCCGTGGCATTGCCGCTCATCACCGCGACATACTGTTTGCCGTTAATGGCATAGGTAATCACGCCGCCATTGATAGGTCCGCCGGTGTTGAAGCGGTAAAGCTCTTTTCCGTTGCGCGCATCAAGTACCAGAAAATCGCCGGTAATCTCTCCGGTAAAAATTAAATCGGCTGAGGTCGTGGTCACCGTAGCAACCATCTGTCGATTAGATTTATAACGCCATTGCACCTTGCCTGTCGAAGCGTCTATGGCAGTGAGCCACCCCCGCGCCTGTTCAATCGGGTCAAGACGGGAAAACCCGCCCATATAAAACTGCCCTTCGATGTAGCGCAATTCTTTGGCGACACCAAACGTCCCGCACCACTCAACCGAATTCACATAAAGCATATTGGTGCGCGGATTGAACGCCGGACCGCTCCATAACACCCCGCCTTGAATGCCCGGACAGACGCGCACCCCTTGAGTTGTCAGCGGCACATCGGCATTCAATTGACTGGACACCGGCACCTCATAAACTTTCTCATGAGTTTCGCGGTCAACGACGTGCAGAACGCCGCTTTTGCCGACGGTTGCCGCCAGTTTGCGCAGTTTGCCATTCACGGTTGCGGTAAACAACGGGCTTGCCTGTGTCAAATCCCAATCGTGAGTATCGTGCGGCACGACCTGATAGTACCACTGCAATTTGCCTGTGCGGACATCGAGCGCCACCATACAGTTGGTGTAGAGATTGGCTCCCGGTCGCGCTTCGCCGTAAAAATCGGGCGCAGGATTGGCGACTGCGAAATAGAGCAGGTTCTGTGCGGTATCCAGCGATACAGGCGTCCACAGCGACCCGCCGCCCTTGAGTCGCGCATCGGCTTT
Proteins encoded in this region:
- a CDS encoding protein kinase; the encoded protein is MTLSQGTRLGHYEILSPIGVGGMGEVYLARDTRLERKVAIKLLTEPFKTDENRLRRFMQEARAASALNHPNILTIYEIGETDGVHFIATEYIEGETLRGRLQQSLMSVTETLEVVSQAANALAAAHQSGIIHRDVKPENLMLRPDGYVKVLDFGLAKLSESEAIEPASNTLTGPGIVMGTARYMSPEQARGQTLDARTDIFSLGITLYEMLTGRTPFRGESAADVFASILHQEPEPFTVDSTYASQKLHYIINKALAKDREARYQTMKEMLADLKDLQNELATQSKQERFATLDLSNSKKTQAMFATTMQETLTLDNQTTPLARPSSAEYLITQIKIHKRSLAIALGVLVFFSTAAYFYLSRKPALTEQDAILLADFTNTTGDAIFDGTLKQGLAVQLQQSPFFNIFPEARARQTLLLMKRSEDERITQTLGREICERQGLKALIAGAIAPLGTHYVITLEAINAKNGEVIAREQSEAESKEGVLKTLSSAASRLREKLGESLASLQKFDAPLEVTTASLDALKALSLGEDQQLKGKYLDAVPFFKRAVELDPNFAYAWGRLGVMYYNTNQPRQAAQAVTKAYGLQDRVSALEKLRIKYFYYALVTGELDKGIAELELYKQTYPRDWRAPAALSDSYLRTGRFEESVAEGYEALRLDPNAAVAYWNLCASLMHLNRFAEVLEVCDKAFQQKLDTTSYHTFLYQIAFINSDAAMMQSQLDWASGKADEYVALDWQTGAAIFAGEWQTAQDFSRRAVDLATRSNAREVAARYSVEQALRAAMLGDCETAKRLATEALALERNQVTLARAALALAWCGEARQAQTFADELAKTYPQDVFVNALRLPLIQAAIELKRGNAAQALQALEAARRYESVAEFLPQTLRGEAYLQMKAGAEATAEFQKILNHRGEAPLSMLYTLAYRGLGRAAALSGDVQKSRENYQAFFAIWKNRDSQLPVILEARGEQERLP
- a CDS encoding DinB family protein; its protein translation is MNRTELEIKLNNDRVWLLETFTTMSDEDLTCGITTSRHNPESRWSAKDHLAHLIGIETVFNTIIRRYLDGNANPVGVMVNEDGTPRSREAIMADVHAMNEKWVSDHRDKNLDELIALGQKVRGETLALVSGLTNEQLSEKIPGAPWGDGAIATIIGINGDHARQHYGWVREGLAGHKA
- a CDS encoding M2 family metallopeptidase encodes the protein MKPSFISKLRFSISIVLLLSLCLLPNLSFVRAQSAKPPMKSATAKATVADAEKFIADAEQRLKTLSIQSSRADWVNSNFITDDTEAIAANAKKDYIAAVTELAEASRRFDDLKLPENMARKMMLLKLALTLPAPNNPAEREELTKIAVSMESDYGKGKFCPDGATGKCLSLDEMEEILATSRDPEELKKVWAGWRTVSPAYRERYARFVELANKGAREMGFKDAGAMWRSKYDMPPDAFAAEMERLWQQLKPLYDSLYKYTRKQLAKKYGNRIIPENGLIPAHLLGNMWAQTWGNTYSLLKPPAGDPGYDLTEILKRKNTDARQMVKYGEGFFTSLGFEALPATFWERSLFTKPQDREVVCHASAWNIDTQKDVRIKMCIKINDEDFVTVHHELGHNFYQMAYAPQPYLYQDSANDGFHEAIGDTIALSVTPEYLKRLGFIDKLPDETSDIGFLLKMALDKIAFLPFGYLVDQWRWKVFSGEIKPQDYNKGWWELVEKYQGIAPPVARSEKDFDAGAKYHIAANVPYARYFLATVLQFQFHRALLRIAGYQGALHRGSIYGNQAAGERLKQMLAMGQSRPWPEALKTLTGEDRMDATAIVDYFAPLKKWLDEQNK
- a CDS encoding CocE/NonD family hydrolase; translated protein: MKIKRNLVQRVRLHYLLLFTALVALLNVTALAQGAQPQQDAKYEAIEAMVPMRDGVKLYTVICVPKNQTEALPILLQRTPYGASPRIAGFLPQAYRELDADGYVFAFQDIRGKYKSEGEFRMNRPPRDKSDAKSVDEASDTYDTIDWLLKNVKNHNGRVGMFGVSYPGWLAVVPLVEPHPALKALSPQALMGDTWLGDDFFHQGGFRLSYGYEYVYGVESAKGGASPQFDTYDMYEWYLKKGALSNFLKPTLPTWKDFIEHPTFDSFWQSRSASHYLKSASVPTLVVVGWFDQEDFYGPMKAYMALEKNDKQNNNFLVVGPWNHGGWRGEGAKLGNLEFKSATGNHFREKIEAPFFAYYLKGKGDLKQPEAITFQTGSNEWKTYTQWPPRNLTTERKLYFHANGKLSFDAPTAGGAKEFDSYVSDPAHPVPYRKRPIEPTYFQKGSGWFAWLTEDQRFVDRRPDVLTWETDTLKEDVTISGEIIGQLFASTTGTDSDWIVKLIDVLPEEIAENHRMGGYQMMVAGEVLRGRYHKSFAKPEPLTPNQVTEFNVDLIHKDHCFKKGHKIMVQVQSTWFPIIDRNPQKYVENIFKATDADFTVATQRIYRSKRYPSGVKVFVVANQH
- a CDS encoding nucleotidyl transferase AbiEii/AbiGii toxin family protein — encoded protein: MPNRKLSTLQEEFLNAFFKLEDRFFLTGGAALVGFYLGHRETHDLDLFTLADVLDEGVATVEAIARQLSASLESIQTAPDFRRFLLRKGKDSVVIDLVREYVTQIVSEKPVVNGVKVDPPQEILANKLCALLSRSEIRDLVDVRALELLGYKVEDALPSAAAKDSGLTAAQLAWVLSQIEMSDDLIPPGEVSVEELRQYLADLIRRLTRQAFPE